The Accipiter gentilis chromosome 19, bAccGen1.1, whole genome shotgun sequence genome has a window encoding:
- the SPART gene encoding spartin isoform X1, translated as MEQLQDPVMQEDANIKAINEEYRRAFIFINKGLNTDELGKKEEARHYYKQGLEHLLRGVSIPSQGPACVGSQWESARQMQQKMRETLRNVRARLGILEQNTPPAQASPAVMDAPAGVPKLYPPIPSKEKPERPPAPNSLFVPSQPPAADGSVATVSQGQIPAMSPSSAKPLCLPNEAPPAYTPQATNGHFTVSYGTDSGEFSSVGEDYYSKCTQPPPLENLGVDADELILIPQGVQIFFVTPDGQVSAPSYPGYLRIVKFLDTDSETVQSRPPAFLQVCDWLYPLMCNQSPVLCCNTGVYMFPDTMSQMPGSYVGVVLSSELPVADRELFEDLLKQMSDLRIQVPGSHERVGLSSELPATERVHFEDKFKQMSGHKVQPSEASSDAVNLPQTVHIQPQPEGAENQKELPEWSEKVAHGILSGASWVSWGLIKGAEYTGKAIHKGASKLREHIQPEEKPLEVNPTVAKGLHVAKQATGGAVKVSQFLVEGVCSIASCVGKELAPHVKKHGSKLVPESLKKDKDGKSTFDGALVVAASGVQGFSTVWQGLESAAKCIAKSVSTETVKTVKYKYGDDAGHATDNAMNSAINVGVTAFNIDNIGIKAVVKRTAKETGHAVLDEYKVLDNEKKDKK; from the exons ATGGAACAACTGCAGGATCCAGTTATGCAAGAAGATGCAAATATTAAAGCTATTAATGAAGAGTACAGGAGAGCCTTTATTTTTATCAATAAAGGACTGAATACAGATGAACTGGGTAAGAAGGAAGAGGCAAGACATTATTACAAGCAAGGGCTTGAGCACTTGCTCCGAGGAGTTAGCATTCCATCGCAGGGTCCTGCATGTGTAGGGTCCCAGTGGGAGTCTGCCAGGCAAATGCAACAGAAGATGAGGGAGACCCTCCGAAATGTTCGTGCTCGACTCGGCATTCTAGAACAAAACACCCCACCTGCACAAGCAAGTCCTGCTGTGATGGATGCCCCTGCTGGGGTGCCCAAGTTGTACCCACCCATTCCTtccaaagaaaagccagaaagaCCCCCCGCCCCTAATTCTCTGTTTGTACCAAGTCAGCCACCTGCAGCAGATGGAAGTGTTGCAACTGTGAGCCAGGGACAGATTCCAGCTATGAGTCCATCATCTGCAAAACCTCTTTGTCTGCCAAATGAAGCACCTCCTGCCTATACCCCTCAAGCTACCAATGGCCATTTTACTGTGTCTTATGGCACAGACTCTGGGGAGTTTTCTTCTGTAGGTGAGGACTACTACAGTAAGTGTACTCAGCCACCTCCCCTTGAAAACCTGGGAGTGGATGCAGATGAGCTGATCCTGATTCCCCAAGGAGTACAGATATTCTTTGTGACTCCTGATGGGCAGGTTAGTGCTCCTTCATATCCTGGATATCTACGCATTGTGAAGTTCTTGGATACAGATAGTGAGACGGTCCAGAGTCGTCCACCTGCATTTCTCCAG GTTTGTGACTGGTTATATCCTCTAATGTGTAACCAGTCTCCTGTTCTGTGCTGCAATACTGGAGTCTACATGTTCCCTGACACGATGTCCCAGATGCCAGGGTCCTATGTGGGAGTAGTGCTGTCTTCAGAACTTCCAGTAGCAGACAGAGAGCTGTTTGAGGATCTCTTAAAACAGATGTCTGACCTTCGAATCCAG GTGCCAGGATCCCATGAGAGAGTAGGGTTATCTTCAGAGCTCCCAGCAACTGAGAGAGTGCATTTTGAAGATAAATTTAAACAGATGTCTGGCCACAAAGTCCAG CCTTCAGAAGCCTCTAGTGATGCAGTTAACTTGCCGCAGACTGTACATATCCAACCACAACCTGAAGGAGCGGAAAATCAGAAAGAGTTGCCAGAATGGAGTGAGAAAGTTGCCCATGGAATCTTGTCAG GTGCATCTTGGGTAAGCTGGGGCCTAATAAAAGGAGCAGAATATACTGGTAAAGCTATCCACAAAGGAGCTTCTAAACTGCGAGAACACATTCAACCAGAAGAAAAACCTCTGGAAGTCAACCCAACTGTAGCAAAGGGACTTCATGTAGCAAAACAGGCTACAGGAGGAGCTGTGAAAGTCAGCCAATTCTTAG TTGAGGGAGTGTGTTCTATAGCAAGCTGTGTTGGAAAGGAGCTGGCTCCGCATGTGAAGAAGCATGGCAGCAAATTAGTTCCAGAATCCCTTAAGAAAGATAAAGATGGCAAATCCACTTTTGACGGTGCTCTGGTGGTAGCAGCAAGTGGAGTTCAAG GGTTTTCAACAGTGTGGCAAGGTTTAGAAAGCGCAGCGAAGTGCATTGCTAAAAGTGTTTCAACTGAGACTGTAAAAACTGTCAAATACAA GTATGGAGATGATGCTGGCCATGCCACAGACAACGCTATGAATTCTGCCATCAATGTTGGTGTGACAGCATTTAACATTGACAATATTGGTATCAAAGCTGTTGTAAAGAGAACTGCAAAGGAAACCGGCCATGCTGTGTTAGATGAATATAAAGTGTTGGATAATGAGAAGAAggataaaaaatga
- the SPART gene encoding spartin isoform X2, whose translation MEQLQDPVMQEDANIKAINEEYRRAFIFINKGLNTDELGKKEEARHYYKQGLEHLLRGVSIPSQGPACVGSQWESARQMQQKMRETLRNVRARLGILEQNTPPAQASPAVMDAPAGVPKLYPPIPSKEKPERPPAPNSLFVPSQPPAADGSVATVSQGQIPAMSPSSAKPLCLPNEAPPAYTPQATNGHFTVSYGTDSGEFSSVGEDYYSKCTQPPPLENLGVDADELILIPQGVQIFFVTPDGQVSAPSYPGYLRIVKFLDTDSETVQSRPPAFLQVCDWLYPLMCNQSPVLCCNTGVYMFPDTMSQMPGSYVGVVLSSELPVADRELFEDLLKQMSDLRIQPSEASSDAVNLPQTVHIQPQPEGAENQKELPEWSEKVAHGILSGASWVSWGLIKGAEYTGKAIHKGASKLREHIQPEEKPLEVNPTVAKGLHVAKQATGGAVKVSQFLVEGVCSIASCVGKELAPHVKKHGSKLVPESLKKDKDGKSTFDGALVVAASGVQGFSTVWQGLESAAKCIAKSVSTETVKTVKYKYGDDAGHATDNAMNSAINVGVTAFNIDNIGIKAVVKRTAKETGHAVLDEYKVLDNEKKDKK comes from the exons ATGGAACAACTGCAGGATCCAGTTATGCAAGAAGATGCAAATATTAAAGCTATTAATGAAGAGTACAGGAGAGCCTTTATTTTTATCAATAAAGGACTGAATACAGATGAACTGGGTAAGAAGGAAGAGGCAAGACATTATTACAAGCAAGGGCTTGAGCACTTGCTCCGAGGAGTTAGCATTCCATCGCAGGGTCCTGCATGTGTAGGGTCCCAGTGGGAGTCTGCCAGGCAAATGCAACAGAAGATGAGGGAGACCCTCCGAAATGTTCGTGCTCGACTCGGCATTCTAGAACAAAACACCCCACCTGCACAAGCAAGTCCTGCTGTGATGGATGCCCCTGCTGGGGTGCCCAAGTTGTACCCACCCATTCCTtccaaagaaaagccagaaagaCCCCCCGCCCCTAATTCTCTGTTTGTACCAAGTCAGCCACCTGCAGCAGATGGAAGTGTTGCAACTGTGAGCCAGGGACAGATTCCAGCTATGAGTCCATCATCTGCAAAACCTCTTTGTCTGCCAAATGAAGCACCTCCTGCCTATACCCCTCAAGCTACCAATGGCCATTTTACTGTGTCTTATGGCACAGACTCTGGGGAGTTTTCTTCTGTAGGTGAGGACTACTACAGTAAGTGTACTCAGCCACCTCCCCTTGAAAACCTGGGAGTGGATGCAGATGAGCTGATCCTGATTCCCCAAGGAGTACAGATATTCTTTGTGACTCCTGATGGGCAGGTTAGTGCTCCTTCATATCCTGGATATCTACGCATTGTGAAGTTCTTGGATACAGATAGTGAGACGGTCCAGAGTCGTCCACCTGCATTTCTCCAG GTTTGTGACTGGTTATATCCTCTAATGTGTAACCAGTCTCCTGTTCTGTGCTGCAATACTGGAGTCTACATGTTCCCTGACACGATGTCCCAGATGCCAGGGTCCTATGTGGGAGTAGTGCTGTCTTCAGAACTTCCAGTAGCAGACAGAGAGCTGTTTGAGGATCTCTTAAAACAGATGTCTGACCTTCGAATCCAG CCTTCAGAAGCCTCTAGTGATGCAGTTAACTTGCCGCAGACTGTACATATCCAACCACAACCTGAAGGAGCGGAAAATCAGAAAGAGTTGCCAGAATGGAGTGAGAAAGTTGCCCATGGAATCTTGTCAG GTGCATCTTGGGTAAGCTGGGGCCTAATAAAAGGAGCAGAATATACTGGTAAAGCTATCCACAAAGGAGCTTCTAAACTGCGAGAACACATTCAACCAGAAGAAAAACCTCTGGAAGTCAACCCAACTGTAGCAAAGGGACTTCATGTAGCAAAACAGGCTACAGGAGGAGCTGTGAAAGTCAGCCAATTCTTAG TTGAGGGAGTGTGTTCTATAGCAAGCTGTGTTGGAAAGGAGCTGGCTCCGCATGTGAAGAAGCATGGCAGCAAATTAGTTCCAGAATCCCTTAAGAAAGATAAAGATGGCAAATCCACTTTTGACGGTGCTCTGGTGGTAGCAGCAAGTGGAGTTCAAG GGTTTTCAACAGTGTGGCAAGGTTTAGAAAGCGCAGCGAAGTGCATTGCTAAAAGTGTTTCAACTGAGACTGTAAAAACTGTCAAATACAA GTATGGAGATGATGCTGGCCATGCCACAGACAACGCTATGAATTCTGCCATCAATGTTGGTGTGACAGCATTTAACATTGACAATATTGGTATCAAAGCTGTTGTAAAGAGAACTGCAAAGGAAACCGGCCATGCTGTGTTAGATGAATATAAAGTGTTGGATAATGAGAAGAAggataaaaaatga